The genomic window TTGGATTCTTGCCAACAAATATCTCTATTGCAAGTGGCTACGGGATTTCTGGCTTATTAGGCGCAACATTTGTTGGCGGACTTTTTTGTGCAGGACTAGGTTTTTTCATTACACCACTAAGACGCTTTTTTCCAAAAGTTGTAACAGGAACTGTTGTATTGACAATAGGCCTATCTTTATTGCCGACTGGAATAATAGCAATGGCTGGTGGAAGTGGCTCGCCAACATTTGGCTCTGGAAAAAATTGGTTGGTCTCGCTATTTGTGATGTCTTTGGTTTTACTTTTAAATCAATTTGCAAAAGGAATGGCCAAAACGTCTTCTATTCTAATTGCTATTATGATTGGCTATGTACTGGCATTATTCTTAAATATGGTAGAGTTTGGAGCTATTAATAAAGCATCTTGGTTCTCATTGCCTCAACCATTTTACTTTCCATTAGTCTTTAAATGGGGAGCAATAGCACCAATGTTAATTATGTTTGTTGTCACTGCTGTAGAAACCGTCGGAGATGTCACGGCGATAACAATGGGCGGATCAGATAGAGAACCGACAGATAGGGAGTTATCTGGATCAATCTTAGCAAACGGGATAACGTCTTCTTTAGGAGCCATGTTCAACTCTCTGGCAAACACGTCTTTTAGTCAAAACGTTGGAATGATTTCATTTACTAAAATGATGAGTCGCTATATTGTTGCTGTTGGTTCAGTCTTTTTAATCGCAGCCGGTCTGATTCCTAAATTTGGGGCAATATTATCTACTTTACCTCAAGCTGTTATTGGTGGTGCTTCTATTATTATCTTTTCTCAAATCACATTAACAGGGATCAGTATTTTAACATCAGAGCCTTTAACGGATCGTTCAAAAGTAATTATTGGCCTTTCGTTAGTATTTGGTCTAGGATTAACCCAAGTTCCAGGTGCAATGGTTGCTTTACCAAGCTTCTTAGCAACATTATTTGGAGGGTCAGCTATTGTGATTGCATGTCTAGTTGCATTAAGTTTAAATATTATTTTACCTAAAGAACAAACAAGCTCTCAAAAGTAAGAGCGCTAGCGTATTGAATAGTACTTTAAAAGAAGAAAAGGGGTTTGCCTGTTTTTATTTGTAGGAATGAATAAAAATGTACAAACCTTTTTTCTTTCTTTTTGTTAGAGAATTACTTATACTGAACTAAGCGCTAGAAGGAAAGTAGGAGATAAAATGGTTGAAAAGTATGATTATATCGCTATCGGTGGCGGAAGTGGCGGGATAGCTTCTATTAATCGTGCAGGAATGCATGGTGCTAAAGGTTTACTGATTGAGGGAAATGTTATTGGTGGAACATGCGTTAATGTAGGATGCGTTCCTAAAAAAATTATGTGGCACGGAGCTCAAATGATGGATGAAATGAATTTATATGCTCCTGATTATGGCATTGATATTCCTACTAAAAAGTTGAACTTTTCTAAGTTGGTTAAAAATAGAGAAACCTTTATTGAAAGATTGCACGGGAGCTACAAGAGTGGGCTAGATAGCAATAATGTTGATTTACTAAATGGGTATGCTAAGTTTTTAGATAACCAAACAGTTGAAGTAAATGGGAAAAGATACACCGCAGATCATATTTTAATTGCAACAGGTGGAAAGCCAGAATTCCCAGCGATTCCAGGGGCTGAATATGGTATAGACTCAGATGGCTTTTTTGAATTAACCGAATTACCTGAGCGAGTAGCTATTGTAGGAGCAGGATATATTGCGGTTGAATTAGCGGGTGTATTACACGGCTTAGGCTCCGATACACATTTATTTGTTCGTCAACACGCTCCTTTACGTAATTTTGATTCTATTATTGTTGAAGGACTACTCGAGACAATAGAACGTGAAGGTGCTAAATTACACACCTATGCGACGCCTAAAAAAGTTGAGGAAAATGAAAATGGCAGTTTAACTCTTCACTTAGAGGATGGAACAACCCATGAAACAGATACGATTATTTGGGCAATAGGACGTGAGCCTAATACTCAAAATTTGAACTTATCTTTAACAGATGTAAAAGTGAATGAGGGTGGATACATTCGAGTTGATGAGTTTCAAAATACGACGGCTAAAGGGATTTATGCGGTTGGGGATGTAACCGGTCGTATCGAATTAACGCCAGTTGCTATTGCAGCAGGAAGACAATTATCTGAGCGTTTGTTCAATCATAAACCGTTAGCGCATTTAGATTTTGATAATGTTCCAACAGTTGTTTTCAGTCATCCGCCAATTGGAACAGTGGGTATGACTGAAGAACAAGCAATTGATAAGTTTGGTGTAGCACAAATAAAAACTTACGAAACGCGTTTTACAGCTATGCATAGTTCAATTACCAAAAATAGACAAAAGACGTATATGAAACTAGTGTGTTGTGGACCTGAAGAAAAAGTTGTTGGTTTACATGGAATGGGAGCAGGGATGGATGAAATGTTGCAAGGTTTCGCTGTTGCTATCAAAATGGGAGCAACTAAAGCAGATTTTGATGCTACAGTAGCGATTCACCCAACTGGTGCTGAAGAGTTTGTGACAATGAAATAAGTTGTTTAACAAAAAATAAGCATAAAAATAAAAAATCTCCAATCACAAAGCCCGTTAGGATTTGTGATTGGAGATTTTTTTATTGAATTTATTTTTATTCTTCAACTAGTTCGATACTTACACCATAGTGATCTGAAATAACAGGATAATTTAGTCCGTTGAAAATAACTTGAGATTGTTTAACAGGAATCGCTTTATTTACAAAAATAAAATCTAGCCGCAGCTTTTCTTTGTTATTAGACCAACCATCTATATTGCTTTCAACAGTATCTCCAACATCTTGTTTAGTTGCCAACAAAAAAGTATCAAACCATTCTTTGCTAACTAAGTCATATCCTTCATCCGTTGACTGTGAAGGGTTGTTGAAGTCTCCCATTAAATAAATAGGGCCAGTTAATGTTTTAAAAAAGGTAGAGCATACAGCCCATTGATCTTTAAACGTATCCTCTTCGTCATGCCACCAACCCAAATGAAGATTAACATACCAGCTGTTTTTAACTTGTATGCTAACTATCGAACGGGTTTTATGATTAGTATACGCTAAGCTTTTAGAAGCGTGAAATGTCTTGATTTCTTGAATAGGATCAAGACTTAAAAAGGCTAAGCCTTCATCGTAAATATCGTATCCAATATGAGAGGGCTGCCACGTCCAATGGTAGGTTAATCCCATCTGTTCTAGTTTCTGTTGAACTTGGTAAGCAAAGTTATCTCTTTTAATTTGGATGGCAGAATCAGCAGGGTAATAGGTAGAGGTATTTGATAAATCGATTGCAGATTCATTCATCGATTGATTAACCTCTTGAAAAGCTATGATATCAAATTGATTTGACAAAATAGCCTCAACCAGGAGGCTTAATTTTGTCTGTGGTTGTTCTTCTAACCAACTATGTGTGTTTAATGTTAAGAGTTTCAATACCTTATATCCCTAAGGCATCTTGAATATCTGATTTTAAAACGTCTGCTTTTGGTCCATAAACAGCTTGGATTCCTTGACCTTTTTTAATTAGTCCTAAAGCACCAGCTTTTTTCCAAGCAGCTTCATCAGCAACTAAATCAGGATCTTTTACACTAATGCGAAGACGAGTCATACAAGCGTCAACGTCTGTAATATTTGATGGACCACCTAACAAGGCAATAATATCTGTAACTTGTTTTGATGCTGCTTCAACTTTTCCAGAGTTACTTGAAACGCTATCTACTTCTTCATCAGTAATAGATGCTTCGTCAATATAATTTCCTAAGCGTCCTGGAGTAGCAATTTTAAAACGACCAATCATGTAATAAGAAATAAAGTAAGCAATAGCAAAGAACGCGATACTACTTAATACAAAGTTAACAACATCCCATGCTAAACCGGCGTTAAGAGACATTGGAATACGAGTTAAGAACTCTAGGTTCCCGAATGAGTGAACACGTAATGGAATAATGTCAGCTAATGCAAATGAAAATCCTTGGATAACAGCATAGACAACATAAAGTAAAGGTGCAGCGAACATGAACATAAATTCAAGTGGCTCAGTTACACCGGTTAAGAAAACAGCAATAGCAGCAGAAAAGAAAATAGATTTATATTTTCTACGTTTTTCTACATCTGTTCTACGGTACATAGCAAAAGCTACACCCATAAGTGTTCCAGTTGCTCCAATCATTTGACCAACTTTGAAACGAGCAGGAGTAATACCTGTCAATAGAGCTTGATAAGCACTGGTATCACCAGATTCTTTTAAATTTACTAAATCACTAACCCAAGCTAACCAAAGTGGATCTTGACCAAATACTTGAGTTCCTACATTTGCACCAGTTAAAATAGTGTACGTTCCACCTAGAGCAGTGTAGTTAATTGGAATTGTTAACATGTGGTGCAATCCGAATGGCAACAATAAGCGCTCTAATGTTCCATAGACAAATGGAGCTAGTATAGGTGCAGTGTCAGCGGAAGTAGCAATCCATTGACCAAAGTTATTGATTCCCGTTTGAATGATTGGCCAAAAAATAGCTAATACTAGAGAAACAAGGACAGACCATAAGATAACAACAAATGGTACAAAGCGTTTTCCGTTGAAGAATGAAAGTGCTTCAGGTAATTTACGATAATTATAATATTTATTAAAGACAACTGCTCCGACAAAACCAGAAATAATTCCTACAAATACGCCCATGTTTAGAGCGGGTGAACCTAGTACAGAAGTGAAGTAACCATTTACTAAAATTTCTGAACCGAATAATGTTTTAGTTGTTGCACCTTCTGTTAATAACATATCAGAAGAAACGCCAAAAATAGAACCAGTAGTTACGTTAATTAAAATAAAAGCTAAAATAGCGGCAAAAGCTCCACCAGCACGTTCTTTAGCCCAAGAACCACCAATAGCTACAGCGAATAGAATATGTAAATTTCCTATTACACCCCATCCTAAACTTTCCATCACACTTCCGATAACAGACAATAACTGAATGTCCCCACCGAACATAACAATCATTTTACCGATACTGATCATTAAACCAGCTGCAGGCATAACAGCGATAACAACCATTAAAGCTTTACCTAGTTTTTGCCAAAAATCAAATGAGAATGTTTTCTTCATTACTTGTTCCAACTCCTTATAGTTTGTTCGTTAACTGCGTCTGCGCAAACGCTTGCTCTTAGTATAGTCAGATACTAAATAAAATGCAAGCGATTTCTTTAATGAAAAAACCTGTTAACGGTAACAGAATCAATAAAAAACGATTATAAGACATTCTACTATGACGAAACTATAAATATTTACCCTAAAATACAAATAAAATGAATTTGACAACGCAAACGTTTGCGTTTAAGATGATAATATAAATTTAACTAGCTGATAAAAACAAACAGCTCAAGGAGGAACCAAATCAATGAAACGTTTATTCGAATTAGATGAATGGAAAGTACAAACACATATGTTGGAGAAAAAAGACCGACGTTTACAGGAAAGTCTAATGAGTATTGGAAATGGCTATATGGGTATGCGGGGTAATTTTGAAGAAACCTATTCAGGTGATCACCATCAAGGAAGTTATCTTGCGGGAGTTTGGTATCCTGATAAGACACGTGTTGGTTGGTGGAAAAACGGATATCCTGAATACTTTGGTAAAGTAATCAATTCGATGAACTTTATTAAATTGGATATTTATATAGATGGAGAACGAGTAGATTTGTACGAAGATTCTATCTCAGAATTTGAGCTGTCTTTAGATATGCAAAAAGGGATTTTATCGCGTAGCTACATAGCCGAAAAATTGGGCAGTCGCATTCATGTTGAAGTCGAAAGATTCGTCAGTTTAGCTCAAAAAGAACTTTGTGCTATTCGTATGAAAGTGACTAGTTTGACTGGAGAAGTAACAATTGGTTTTGCGCCGGCTTTAGATGGAAATGTAGTAAATGAAGATTCAAATTACGAAGAAAAATTTTGGCTACCAATTTCTATTACAGAAAATAGTCTAACCGTTGAAACCAAACCAAATGACTTTGAAATAGAGCAATTTACTGTAGCTGCAAAGATGCTGAACCGCGTCGAAAACGTTGAATATGTTCGCTCTAGTACGACAGATATGTCTGTTGTCCAAGAATATTCTGGGAAATTAAAAGCTAATGAGTCAGCAACGATTGAAAAATTAATTACTTTAACAACTTCTCGTGATAGTTTGAAAGAGGAAGTTACAAAAAAAAGTATGCAAATAAGTGAATCTGTTGCAGCGTTCTCATTTGAACAGTTGCGTCAACAACAGGTAAGTCTTTGGCAAGAACGTTGGGATAAAGCTGATGTTATTATAGGTGGAGATCGTGCAGCGCAACAAGGCATTCGATATAATTTATTTCAACTGTTTTCAACGTACTACGGGGAAGATGATCGTTTAAATATCGGTCCTAAAGGTTTTACCGGTGAAAAATACGGTGGAGCAACTTATTGGGATACAGAAGCGTATGCCATTCCGTTGTATTTAGCACTGACAGATCAAAAAGTCTCAAAGAATTTATTGAATTATCGCCACAATCAGTTGCCTCAAGCAGAACACAATGCGCGTCAACAAGGTTTGAAGGGTGCACTCTATCCGATGGTGACATTTACAGGCGTAGAGTGCCACAATGAATGGGAAATTACGTTTGAAGAAATTCACCGCAATGGAGCAATGGCTTATGCGATTTATAATTATACGAATTATACGGGTGATGAAAGCTATTTAATGGATAAAGGACTAGATGTTTTAGTAGGCATCAGTCGGTTTTGGGCTGATCGCGTTCACTACAATCAAGATAAAGACCAATACATGATGCATGGCGTAACCGGTCCTAATGAATATGAGAATAATGTGAATAATAATTGGTATACGAATAAAATTGCTATTTGGACGTTAAACTACACGTTGGCTTCATTAGAAAAAGCAGAAAATAAAAAAAGAACTTTAAATATAAGGAAAGAAGAAAGCAAGAAATGGCAAGCTATTATCGATAAAATGTACTTTCCCTATGATGAAAAAAGAGAGATTTTTGTCCAACACGATACATTTTTGGATAAAGAGCTTCGCCCTGTTTCAGAATTAGATCCAGCAGAATTGCCTTTAAGCCAGAATTGGTCTTGGGATAAAATTCTACGTTCACCTTATATCAAACAAGCAGATGTGCTACAAGGAATCTATTTCTTTAAAGAAGAATTTACAGCAGCAGAAAAGCAACGTAACTTTGATTTTTATGAACCATTAACCGTTCACGAATCTAGTCTTTCACCGAGTATCCATGCTATTTTAGCAGCTGATTTACAAAAGGTAGCTAAGGCCGTTGAATTGTATAGCCAAACCGCTCGTTTGGACTTAGATAATTACAACAATGATACAGAAGATGGGTTACACATTACATCGATGACAGGTAGTTGGCTGACAATTGTGGAAGGCTTTGCTGGTATGCGTACAGCAGGAGGAAAACTATCGTTTGCACCGCTATTACCTGATAACTGGACGAATTATGAATTCCATATTAATTACCGCGAACGTTTATTGAAAATGACAATAGATAATACTATTAATGGATTAACCGTTACTCTCGTTAAGGGTTCACCGATTGAATTAACACTGTACGAGGAACAAATTCTATTAAAAGATGAGTACAACGGATCTTTGAAAAAATAAAATAAGAAATAGTGTGAAAAGGGGAGATAAAAGTGAAGGCTGTATTATTTGATTTAGATGGAATTATCACAGACACAGCAGGCTACCATTTTTTAGCTTGGAAGACTTTAGCTGAAAAATTAGGAATTGAAATAGATAAAGAATTTAACGAACAATTAAAAGGAGTGAGTCGTACAGATTCACTCGAACTAATTTTAAAAAAAGGCCAATTAAAAAATGAATTCACACTAGCTGAAAAAGAAGCATTAGCCGCTAGTAAAAATGAAGAGTATAAACAAATGATCGAACAAATGAGTTCTGCTGATATTTTACCAGGTATTGAATCATTATTAGTTGACTTAAAAAATGACCATCGTTTACTAGGATTAGCATCTGCCAGTCAAAATGGACCAGTTATTTTAAAAAAATTAGGATTGTATGACTTATTCGATACGATTGTAAATCCAGCTGAGCTATCCGCTGGCAAACCTGATCCTGAAATTTTCCAAAAAGCTGCTGAACAATTGGGCTGTTCTGTTAGTGAATGTGTTGGGATTGAAGATGCAGCAGCAGGTGTTGAGTCCATTAATCGCGCAAATATAGTTTCAATTGCTGTTGGCGATAAAGAGGTCTTAAGTGCTGCAGATAAAGTTGTAATAGCGACAAACGAACTAACGGCAGACTTAATAAAGAGGATTTGGACTGAATGCCATGAAATTAATTAAGCGGCATTATGGTTGGATAGAAGATCAAGAAATTATCGAATATCACTTAGTCAATAATCAAGGAGCCGTATTTAAATGCTTAAATTATGGAGCTATTGTTACAGCTATTTTGGTTCCTGACAAAAATAGAAGCCTAGAAAATGTCGTGCTTGGTTTTGACCGGCTATCGGATTACCTTGCCTACCCTTCTTATTTTGGTGCGTTAATCGGACGAGTTGCCGGAAGAATTCGAAAGGGTCAATGGTTAGATCATCAACTAACACTAAATGAAGGAAAGCATCACATTCACGGTGGAGAACCAAATTTCAGTCATCTTGTTTGGGAAACGAAAGAAATAACAAACCAAACGGATAAATTAGGAATACAATTCAGTCATCATAGCCCAGCTGGCGAAAACGGTTATCCTGGTAACCTAATTGTAACAGTAACCTATTTCTGGACAAATAATCATACATGGATAATGAATGTAGAAGCTCAAACAGATGAACAAACGCTATTCAATCCAACTAATCACACCTATTTTAATTTAAGTGGAGATACTAAACGCACAATAGAAACTCATCAACTTCAGATGTCTAGCGAGGTTTATGCTGAAACAGATGACGAAAAATATCCCACGGGTCGTCTACTAGCAGTTGAGGATACTGTCTATGATTTCAGAGAGCCAACTTCATTGCGAAAAGCTTTGAACAAAAATCCTAAGGGATATGATACACCATTTAAGTTGCAAGAAGGCAAAGTAGTGTTAAACGAACAAGAGAGCGGTCGAAGACTGGAAATTAAAACAACACGAGAGTCTGTTGTTGTGTTTTCTACAACTGGAATGGAAGAAGATTATTTTATTAATGGTAAAAAAATGTGCAGTCATCTAGGACTAGCATTAGAGACGCAAGAATTGCCTGATGCGGTTCATCATGAGCATTTTCAATCCATTATTCTTGAGCCTAATAAACCCCATTCTTCTCAAACAAGTTATCATTTTTCTGTTTAAAGAAACTTGTCAGTCTACAGATTATGGCTTATGATAAGAGAAAACGATGATCAACTATAAGGAAGTGGATTTTTTGGCTATTACAATCAAAGATGTTGCGAAAAAAGCAGGTGTAGCTACCTCAACTGTTTCACGCACGATCCAAGATCATTCAAGTATCAGTGAGAAAACTAAAAAAAAGGTTCGTTCCGTAATGGAAGAACTAGGTTACCAACCTAATTTGGCAGCAAGAGGATTAGTAAGTAAAAACATGCGAACAATTGGAGTGATTTTACCTGTTTCCGATGGAACAGTATTTAAAAATCCTTTTTTTCTAGAAATGATTCGCGGAATCAGTAAAGCTTGTAATGAAAATAAGTATATGGTAGCTTTAGCTTCAGGAACAACGCAAGAAGAGTTGCTTGAAAGCATTCAAACAATGGCTAAGGGCGGCAGAGCTGATGGCTTTATTGTTCTTTATTCTAAAAAAAATGATGAAATTATTGAGTATTTACACCGAGAAAAATTATTTTACGCTATGATCGGTAAGCCTTATGAATATGAAAATGAAATTGTCTATGTCGATAATGATAATAAATTAGCTGGTAGAGATGCAACAAATTACTTATTAGCTTTAAACCATAAAAAAATAGCTTATATTAATAAACATGCGGATCAAATGATGTCTGCAGAAAGATTACTAGGGTATAAAGAAGCTCTTTTATTAAAAGGAATTGAGGTTAATCCCAAGTATATTTTAGAAGAGAAAATGATATCTACTAACCAAAAAGAAAAAATAAAAGAGTTGTTTATTTCAGAACAACACCCAACTGCAGTAGTAGCAGGGGATGATTTAATTGCAATGGAATTAGTTTATCTGTTCAAAGAATTTAATTTACGTATTCCTGAGGATATATCAATTATTAGTTTTAATAACTCTATTTTTGCGAAGATGGTCCAACCATCATTAACCTCAATTGACTTACACGTAGCTTATTTAAGTGAACAAGTAGTAGAAAAATTAATAGATCTTATTGAGGGAAAACAAAATTTAGCTATCAAAGTTATTTTGCCACACGAAATTATTGAACGAAAATCATGCAAGTTGAATCAAACCGCATTCTAGTTTATTCTTTTATCTGCCTTTCTAAAAGGAAGTGTAGGATAGTCAACAGCTATCCTACAATTATTTGCTTAGGAAAGCAGGGTTTATTAGAGTTAACTTATTTTTTTACTGATTAATTATTTAACTAAAAAATCAGAAATAAAAATACTGAATGATTTAATAATAAAAAGGCTGGAATTAATAAAAAAACAATAAAAGAAAGTTGTGCACAACCTGTTGATTACTTTGTTCACAACCTGTTAAGAAAGAGAGATAAATTTATCAATCTAGCTATAATAGCATTAAAAAAAAGATTAAATGAAAAAAAAGAAAGTTGTTC from Carnobacterium iners includes these protein-coding regions:
- a CDS encoding uracil-xanthine permease family protein → MRNFFMKRDEPINRSKYDVDGVPLLREAVPLGLQHIFAMFLSNIAVPIIVAKVVGISGRDLTVLVQSAMIMAGVATLIQCYPIWRVGAKLPVVMGSSFGFLPTNISIASGYGISGLLGATFVGGLFCAGLGFFITPLRRFFPKVVTGTVVLTIGLSLLPTGIIAMAGGSGSPTFGSGKNWLVSLFVMSLVLLLNQFAKGMAKTSSILIAIMIGYVLALFLNMVEFGAINKASWFSLPQPFYFPLVFKWGAIAPMLIMFVVTAVETVGDVTAITMGGSDREPTDRELSGSILANGITSSLGAMFNSLANTSFSQNVGMISFTKMMSRYIVAVGSVFLIAAGLIPKFGAILSTLPQAVIGGASIIIFSQITLTGISILTSEPLTDRSKVIIGLSLVFGLGLTQVPGAMVALPSFLATLFGGSAIVIACLVALSLNIILPKEQTSSQK
- the gorA gene encoding glutathione-disulfide reductase, translating into MVEKYDYIAIGGGSGGIASINRAGMHGAKGLLIEGNVIGGTCVNVGCVPKKIMWHGAQMMDEMNLYAPDYGIDIPTKKLNFSKLVKNRETFIERLHGSYKSGLDSNNVDLLNGYAKFLDNQTVEVNGKRYTADHILIATGGKPEFPAIPGAEYGIDSDGFFELTELPERVAIVGAGYIAVELAGVLHGLGSDTHLFVRQHAPLRNFDSIIVEGLLETIEREGAKLHTYATPKKVEENENGSLTLHLEDGTTHETDTIIWAIGREPNTQNLNLSLTDVKVNEGGYIRVDEFQNTTAKGIYAVGDVTGRIELTPVAIAAGRQLSERLFNHKPLAHLDFDNVPTVVFSHPPIGTVGMTEEQAIDKFGVAQIKTYETRFTAMHSSITKNRQKTYMKLVCCGPEEKVVGLHGMGAGMDEMLQGFAVAIKMGATKADFDATVAIHPTGAEEFVTMK
- a CDS encoding endonuclease/exonuclease/phosphatase family protein; this encodes MKLLTLNTHSWLEEQPQTKLSLLVEAILSNQFDIIAFQEVNQSMNESAIDLSNTSTYYPADSAIQIKRDNFAYQVQQKLEQMGLTYHWTWQPSHIGYDIYDEGLAFLSLDPIQEIKTFHASKSLAYTNHKTRSIVSIQVKNSWYVNLHLGWWHDEEDTFKDQWAVCSTFFKTLTGPIYLMGDFNNPSQSTDEGYDLVSKEWFDTFLLATKQDVGDTVESNIDGWSNNKEKLRLDFIFVNKAIPVKQSQVIFNGLNYPVISDHYGVSIELVEE
- a CDS encoding glycoside hydrolase family 65 protein; the encoded protein is MKRLFELDEWKVQTHMLEKKDRRLQESLMSIGNGYMGMRGNFEETYSGDHHQGSYLAGVWYPDKTRVGWWKNGYPEYFGKVINSMNFIKLDIYIDGERVDLYEDSISEFELSLDMQKGILSRSYIAEKLGSRIHVEVERFVSLAQKELCAIRMKVTSLTGEVTIGFAPALDGNVVNEDSNYEEKFWLPISITENSLTVETKPNDFEIEQFTVAAKMLNRVENVEYVRSSTTDMSVVQEYSGKLKANESATIEKLITLTTSRDSLKEEVTKKSMQISESVAAFSFEQLRQQQVSLWQERWDKADVIIGGDRAAQQGIRYNLFQLFSTYYGEDDRLNIGPKGFTGEKYGGATYWDTEAYAIPLYLALTDQKVSKNLLNYRHNQLPQAEHNARQQGLKGALYPMVTFTGVECHNEWEITFEEIHRNGAMAYAIYNYTNYTGDESYLMDKGLDVLVGISRFWADRVHYNQDKDQYMMHGVTGPNEYENNVNNNWYTNKIAIWTLNYTLASLEKAENKKRTLNIRKEESKKWQAIIDKMYFPYDEKREIFVQHDTFLDKELRPVSELDPAELPLSQNWSWDKILRSPYIKQADVLQGIYFFKEEFTAAEKQRNFDFYEPLTVHESSLSPSIHAILAADLQKVAKAVELYSQTARLDLDNYNNDTEDGLHITSMTGSWLTIVEGFAGMRTAGGKLSFAPLLPDNWTNYEFHINYRERLLKMTIDNTINGLTVTLVKGSPIELTLYEEQILLKDEYNGSLKK
- the pgmB gene encoding beta-phosphoglucomutase produces the protein MKAVLFDLDGIITDTAGYHFLAWKTLAEKLGIEIDKEFNEQLKGVSRTDSLELILKKGQLKNEFTLAEKEALAASKNEEYKQMIEQMSSADILPGIESLLVDLKNDHRLLGLASASQNGPVILKKLGLYDLFDTIVNPAELSAGKPDPEIFQKAAEQLGCSVSECVGIEDAAAGVESINRANIVSIAVGDKEVLSAADKVVIATNELTADLIKRIWTECHEIN
- a CDS encoding aldose epimerase family protein: MKLIKRHYGWIEDQEIIEYHLVNNQGAVFKCLNYGAIVTAILVPDKNRSLENVVLGFDRLSDYLAYPSYFGALIGRVAGRIRKGQWLDHQLTLNEGKHHIHGGEPNFSHLVWETKEITNQTDKLGIQFSHHSPAGENGYPGNLIVTVTYFWTNNHTWIMNVEAQTDEQTLFNPTNHTYFNLSGDTKRTIETHQLQMSSEVYAETDDEKYPTGRLLAVEDTVYDFREPTSLRKALNKNPKGYDTPFKLQEGKVVLNEQESGRRLEIKTTRESVVVFSTTGMEEDYFINGKKMCSHLGLALETQELPDAVHHEHFQSIILEPNKPHSSQTSYHFSV
- a CDS encoding LacI family DNA-binding transcriptional regulator gives rise to the protein MINYKEVDFLAITIKDVAKKAGVATSTVSRTIQDHSSISEKTKKKVRSVMEELGYQPNLAARGLVSKNMRTIGVILPVSDGTVFKNPFFLEMIRGISKACNENKYMVALASGTTQEELLESIQTMAKGGRADGFIVLYSKKNDEIIEYLHREKLFYAMIGKPYEYENEIVYVDNDNKLAGRDATNYLLALNHKKIAYINKHADQMMSAERLLGYKEALLLKGIEVNPKYILEEKMISTNQKEKIKELFISEQHPTAVVAGDDLIAMELVYLFKEFNLRIPEDISIISFNNSIFAKMVQPSLTSIDLHVAYLSEQVVEKLIDLIEGKQNLAIKVILPHEIIERKSCKLNQTAF